The genomic segment GCGTGCATGCGACGCGGTATCACCGACCGAGTCGAGTGCGGATTGAACGCTGTCTCGGACCGAATCGATGGTGCCGGCGGCATTCTGCTTGGCCCCTTGGGCCGCGTCCGCCACATAGTCGGTGGCCTGCTTGGCACGGTCGGCACCGGTATCGATGGCACCCTTTACCTTATCGCGTGTCTCAGCCATGATTCTTACCTCTCGATGGAGATTCGAGGGGGATTTGGTTGTGCCACGTTACCCCTCAAGACGCGAAATGTAATAACGCAGGTATCGTGCCAAGCGGGACCGTTATCGGAACGAGAAGCCACAAAGCTCATTCCCAAGGGAAATGCCGCGAAATGAAACAGGCAATCGAGGATTTAGCGCACGCTCAAAACGAATTTGCGCGAGGAATTGCCTGAAGGTCTGCCACCGGGCCTCGTGCTGACGCCATCTCCGCTTCCCAATCCCGGAGCCGCGTCGGTGAAACATCTCCACCATACGAATCGCGACTTCGTTAATGGATAGTCGGGCATTTGGCACAACGGGTGCAAACTTAAATACAGGCGTTCTCCCTCAGAATGTCAGGAGCCTTAACTGGAGATAGCACATGAGAATGACAGGAATAGTCGTGATGATCCTCGGCGTCGTCATCGCGCTTTTCTGCGCCGGGATCGTCATGGTTGGGCGCGTGTCGGCTCAAGAGGGCGGCGGCGTCAACGCGGAGCGGTACACCAACCCCGACCTGTTCGTGCCGATGGTCATTGCCGGCGTCGCATTACTGGGCGGCTGGATGTTGTACATGATGGGCGGCCGGGGCTACAAAATCACCAACGATCCCGCTCTCCGGTAGAATTTAGGCAGCGTCCCGCGCCACTAACGTGGCGGCTCGATGGCGGGCATACGGACCGTGAATTCGGTCCCGTGCCCGACACCCGGGCTCGTGACACTCACCTGCCCTTGATGCATTTCTACCAGGCGCCGGACGATCGCCAGCCCGATCCCCAGGCCGCCACCGGCGCGATTCAAGGTCCGGTCGACCTGAGTGAACAAATCGAAGACGTGGGGAAGCGCGTCCGGCGGGATGCCGACCCCCGTGTCGCGCACGACGATGACGGCCCAATCCCCTTCCTGGAAGTGTTCCACGGTCACCGTACCGCCCGGCTCCGTGTATTTCGCCGCGTTGTTTAAGAGATTGGAAAAAACTTGCGCGAGCCGGACCCGATCCCCTTTAACCCAAACCGTTTTCGCCGGCTGCGGGCTGACGATCTTTAACCCCGCTTTTTCCAGTTGCGGGCGGCTCGTTTCCAGGGCCGCGTCGAGGATCGAGGGAACAGGCACCGGCTCCAGGTTGAGTTGGACTTTCCCCCTCGTGATCCGCGACACGTCGAGCAGGTCGTCGATCAGCCGGACCATTTGCCGGACCTGGCGGTCGATGATTTGCCGGGATTGCTCGATGCCGGACAGGTTGCCCGCGGCCAGCCTCATGATTTCGAGCGCGTTCCGGATCGGGGCGAGCGGGTTGCGAAGTTCGTGCGCGAGCGTCGCCAGGAATTCGTCCTTCCGCCGGTCCGCGTCGCGGAGCGAGGCGTTCGCGGCGGCCAGTTCGGAAGTCCGTTCTTGAACCTTTCGTTCCAGTTCCGTTTCGTATAGTTTTTGCTGGCAGGCGTACCGGATCGAGCGTTCGAGCGAGACGGCGTCCAACTTCCCCTTTTCGAGATAGTCGGCGGCCCCGGCCGCCGCGGCAGCCCGGTCGATCTCGGACTGGCCCTGTCCCGTGAGCAAAATAAACGGGCCGCCGAGCCCGCGGCCGCGGGCCGCGGCCAGCAGGTCGAGGCCCGTGCGCGTGCCGAGGCGGTAATCGAACAGGTAGACGTCGTGCTCGCCGCGGCCCACGGCCTCGAGGCCGGCGTCGTAGTCGGAGACCCAGTCCAATACGTAAGAATTGCCCGGGATCTCGGCGACGAGATCCCGGGTCAGAATGTAATCGTCCTGATCGTCGTCGACCAGTAATACGCGGATTGCGGCTTTAGGTGCCGGTGTCGCCATTATCTGGTAACTCCACGATCTCGAGCCAATATTTGCCGAGGGTCCGAACCACTTCGACGAGTGCTTCGAACGTGACCGGCTTCGTGATATAAGACGCGGCCGACAGGGTGTAAATCCGATTTACGTCTTCTTCGGCCTTCGATGTCGTGAGTACGATCACGCGAATGGCCCGGAACCGCGGGTCGGCCTTGATCTCGGCCAGCGCCTCGCGGCCGTCCTTCCGGGGCATGTTCAGGTCGAGAAGAATGATCCCGGGCCGCGGGGAGCTTTTCGGGTCGGTGTATTTCCCACGGCGGTGGAGGTAATCGAGCAATTCGGCCCCGTCCTCGACGAAGCGAAGGTCGTTAGCTAGTCGGGCCTCCTCGAACGCCTCCAGCGTCAACTGGCGATCGTCCGGGTCGTCGTCCGCCATCAGGATCGTGACGGGTTTAGCTGGTTGCGTCATCGGTTTGCCGTCCCGCGTCGTGGGGTGGGCGGGGGTCCGGCAGATCGATCACGAACTCGGC from the Fimbriiglobus ruber genome contains:
- a CDS encoding hybrid sensor histidine kinase/response regulator encodes the protein MATPAPKAAIRVLLVDDDQDDYILTRDLVAEIPGNSYVLDWVSDYDAGLEAVGRGEHDVYLFDYRLGTRTGLDLLAAARGRGLGGPFILLTGQGQSEIDRAAAAAGAADYLEKGKLDAVSLERSIRYACQQKLYETELERKVQERTSELAAANASLRDADRRKDEFLATLAHELRNPLAPIRNALEIMRLAAGNLSGIEQSRQIIDRQVRQMVRLIDDLLDVSRITRGKVQLNLEPVPVPSILDAALETSRPQLEKAGLKIVSPQPAKTVWVKGDRVRLAQVFSNLLNNAAKYTEPGGTVTVEHFQEGDWAVIVVRDTGVGIPPDALPHVFDLFTQVDRTLNRAGGGLGIGLAIVRRLVEMHQGQVSVTSPGVGHGTEFTVRMPAIEPPR
- a CDS encoding response regulator — protein: MTQPAKPVTILMADDDPDDRQLTLEAFEEARLANDLRFVEDGAELLDYLHRRGKYTDPKSSPRPGIILLDLNMPRKDGREALAEIKADPRFRAIRVIVLTTSKAEEDVNRIYTLSAASYITKPVTFEALVEVVRTLGKYWLEIVELPDNGDTGT